The Virgibacillus dokdonensis genome includes a window with the following:
- the menC gene encoding o-succinylbenzoate synthase, whose product MDISEIILYQLKMKMKHPFTTSFGTEQDRDFLLVEVKDASGRSGWGEGVASERPLYSEEFTQQSWMMLEQFLIPEAMKQEISHPNDLQHTFKPYKGNYMAKSALEGAMWDLYAKQQEKSLSSMLGGIKKQIEVGISLGIEENIEELLANIQEKVAEGYKRIKIKIKPGKDVDVVREVRKHFPDIPLMVDANSAYTLDDIDTLKALDTFHLMMIEQPLAADDILDHATLQKEIETPVCLDESIHSYEDARKAIALGSCKIINLKIGRVGGLTESKRIHDLCEQAGIPLWCGGMLESGVGRAHNIAIASLANFTLPGDTASSSRYWEKDIINPDVVAEDGVLTVNDAPGIGYKVLKDEVEKHTIRKKQFKK is encoded by the coding sequence GTGGATATTTCAGAAATTATTTTATATCAATTGAAAATGAAAATGAAACACCCATTTACAACAAGCTTTGGTACTGAGCAAGATCGTGATTTTTTATTAGTAGAGGTGAAAGATGCTAGTGGTCGATCTGGCTGGGGCGAAGGTGTAGCTTCCGAACGTCCGTTGTATAGTGAAGAATTTACGCAACAAAGCTGGATGATGCTTGAACAGTTTCTCATTCCAGAGGCAATGAAACAAGAGATAAGCCACCCAAACGATTTACAACATACGTTTAAACCGTATAAAGGCAATTATATGGCTAAATCAGCTTTGGAAGGTGCTATGTGGGATTTGTATGCAAAACAGCAAGAAAAGTCTTTATCTTCCATGCTAGGTGGAATCAAAAAGCAAATCGAAGTGGGGATTAGTTTAGGAATCGAGGAAAATATTGAAGAATTATTAGCGAATATTCAGGAAAAAGTGGCTGAAGGTTATAAACGAATTAAAATAAAAATTAAGCCTGGTAAAGATGTGGATGTAGTACGAGAAGTACGTAAGCATTTTCCAGATATTCCTTTAATGGTAGATGCAAACTCTGCTTATACACTGGATGATATTGACACGTTGAAAGCTTTGGATACGTTCCATTTAATGATGATCGAGCAGCCGCTTGCAGCAGATGATATCCTTGACCATGCTACGTTACAAAAAGAAATTGAAACACCAGTGTGTCTAGATGAAAGCATCCATTCTTATGAAGATGCTCGGAAAGCAATTGCTTTAGGAAGTTGCAAAATAATTAATTTAAAAATCGGTCGTGTAGGCGGATTGACCGAATCAAAACGAATTCATGACCTATGTGAACAAGCAGGGATACCCTTATGGTGTGGGGGGATGTTAGAGTCTGGTGTTGGACGCGCACACAATATTGCTATTGCTTCGCTAGCCAACTTTACACTTCCGGGAGACACAGCGTCTTCTTCTAGATATTGGGAAAAAGATATTATTAATCCGGATGTAGTGGCAGAAGACGGTGTCTTAACAGTAAATGATGCGCCAGGAATTGGTTATAAAGTTTTAAAAGATGAGGTTGAAAAGCATACGATAAGAAAGAAACAGTTTAAAAAGTAA
- the ltrA gene encoding group II intron reverse transcriptase/maturase, with protein sequence MRQLQKTGESGYRQRDSVEHEGYVEAHSGLHGEKNNQNGVSNLFERILSRNNLNQAYLQVVRNKGAAGVDGMTCDQLLPYLKEHKEELLLQLYQEKYKPQPVLRVEIPKPDGGKRKLGIPTVIDRMLQQAINQVLQPIFEPKFSDNSFGFRPKRSAHQAIIRAKSYYEQGYKYVVDLDMKSYFDTVNHDKLMYFVEKQIDDKRVLRLVRQYLLSGIMINGIFEKSEEGTPQGGNLSPLLSNIYLNELDQRLEKRGHRFVRYADDCNIYVKSRRAGYRVMDNITNFLEKDLSLTVNREKSAVGSPLKRKFLGFCLLATKKGVKIRPHNKAKVTVKRKLKRITKRNRGRHLEVILKEIQQLMTGWINYYGIGEMKGFIKNLNGWLKRRIRQYLWKQWKNPRTKRKNLIRLGIDKHKAYEWSNTRKGYWVISSSYVLHRSLTDKELASRGYKDIALQYQFVHSNY encoded by the coding sequence GTGCGACAACTGCAGAAAACAGGAGAATCTGGCTATCGGCAGAGAGATAGTGTGGAACATGAAGGGTATGTCGAAGCGCATAGTGGCTTACATGGTGAAAAGAACAATCAAAATGGTGTATCCAATCTGTTTGAAAGAATCCTGTCAAGGAACAATCTCAATCAAGCTTACCTTCAAGTCGTCAGAAATAAGGGGGCAGCCGGTGTAGACGGTATGACGTGCGACCAACTACTTCCATACTTGAAGGAACATAAAGAGGAACTATTACTCCAGTTATATCAAGAAAAATACAAACCGCAACCCGTCCTGCGGGTTGAAATCCCGAAACCAGACGGTGGAAAGAGAAAACTGGGGATTCCGACAGTCATCGACCGGATGCTTCAACAAGCGATTAACCAAGTGCTCCAACCAATATTTGAACCAAAGTTCTCCGATAATAGTTTTGGGTTTCGTCCAAAACGTAGTGCACATCAAGCCATCATACGGGCAAAGTCATACTACGAACAAGGGTACAAATATGTGGTGGATTTGGATATGAAATCCTACTTCGATACGGTAAATCATGACAAACTGATGTATTTCGTGGAAAAACAGATAGATGATAAGCGCGTGCTTCGCTTGGTAAGACAGTATTTATTGAGTGGAATTATGATAAACGGTATCTTTGAGAAATCGGAAGAAGGAACGCCGCAAGGTGGAAACTTATCGCCGTTACTCAGTAATATTTATCTGAATGAATTAGACCAACGATTAGAAAAGCGTGGTCACAGATTCGTCCGCTATGCGGACGACTGTAATATCTATGTGAAAAGCAGGAGAGCAGGATATCGGGTAATGGATAATATAACGAACTTTCTTGAGAAGGATCTGAGTTTAACTGTTAACCGAGAAAAGAGTGCGGTTGGAAGTCCTTTGAAACGTAAGTTTCTTGGCTTCTGCTTATTAGCTACGAAGAAGGGTGTCAAAATTCGTCCGCATAATAAAGCGAAAGTGACCGTCAAAAGGAAACTCAAGCGGATCACCAAACGCAATCGTGGACGACATCTCGAAGTGATTCTTAAAGAAATCCAACAACTTATGACAGGTTGGATAAACTACTATGGCATAGGGGAAATGAAAGGATTTATAAAGAATCTCAATGGATGGTTGAAGCGAAGAATTAGACAATATCTCTGGAAGCAGTGGAAAAACCCACGCACAAAAAGGAAAAATCTAATTCGCTTAGGTATCGATAAACATAAAGCTTATGAATGGTCGAATACAAGAAAGGGCTACTGGGTTATATCCAGTAGTTATGTACTCCATCGTTCATTAACAGATAAAGAACTGGCATCGAGAGGATATAAAGACATCGCTCTACAATACCAGTTCGTACACTCAAACTATTGA
- a CDS encoding aspartate:alanine exchanger family transporter → MEDLLHDLLNEQLILVFVILFLGSLLGQIKMKGICLGSAGVLVIAMLFGHFGYQVSTAVQNLGLSLFIVAVGLQAGPRFFRMMRSNGIVFCLISLFIVISAAVTSVVVAKIFDLPTALAIGLLTGALTNTSGLAAALQATNDPMASVGYGIAYPFGVLAIILFVQLLPRIGKINLAKDLEKTNSPIKTEHSPEVMTFKVTNPKLHKKTLRELGFSRNSVVISRIIRGVHTMIALHDTTILLGDYLVSVGEADELKAFGEHVGEPVNATMDNPDNIQLRKITVEDEDLVGKNMKELRLRRDYGATVTRIERDGIELNQNPNTPLLRGDVLTMVSSENRLEEIEKFFSRKKLSVTNIHILSISVTLLVGILVGMLPIPIPGLGTMQLGLAGGPLIVALIIGHFGKLGPIHVRYYGPAIHVISELGLVLFLAGAGTTAGQGLIDVIQKQGVVLVVSGTIITTVSILCGYFAARKLFKFGVVYSLGTLCGGRTCTPGLGALNLQIDSEEPAIAYAAAYPFSLIFGTVAAQFVLVFF, encoded by the coding sequence ATGGAAGATTTACTACACGATTTACTTAATGAACAGCTTATTTTAGTCTTTGTTATTTTGTTTTTAGGATCATTATTAGGACAAATAAAAATGAAAGGCATCTGTCTAGGATCAGCTGGCGTTTTAGTAATTGCGATGCTTTTTGGACATTTTGGCTATCAAGTATCAACAGCAGTACAAAATTTGGGACTTAGCTTATTCATAGTTGCTGTCGGTCTACAGGCGGGGCCGCGTTTTTTCCGTATGATGCGTTCTAATGGTATCGTTTTTTGTCTCATTTCTCTATTTATCGTCATTAGTGCAGCTGTAACTTCTGTTGTTGTTGCTAAAATTTTCGACCTGCCAACAGCACTAGCTATTGGGTTATTAACAGGAGCATTAACAAATACCTCAGGCTTAGCAGCAGCCCTGCAAGCAACCAATGACCCGATGGCATCTGTTGGTTATGGGATTGCCTATCCATTCGGCGTGCTTGCTATTATACTATTCGTTCAGCTTTTACCGCGTATTGGGAAGATAAATCTTGCCAAAGATTTAGAAAAAACAAACAGCCCGATAAAAACAGAACACTCGCCAGAAGTAATGACATTTAAAGTAACGAACCCAAAATTGCATAAAAAAACATTACGCGAGCTCGGTTTTAGTCGTAATTCGGTCGTAATCAGCCGGATTATCCGAGGAGTTCATACCATGATTGCACTTCACGACACTACTATTTTATTAGGAGATTACCTCGTTTCCGTTGGTGAAGCTGATGAACTGAAAGCTTTTGGAGAACATGTTGGTGAACCAGTCAATGCAACGATGGATAACCCTGATAATATACAATTACGGAAGATTACGGTTGAGGATGAAGATTTAGTTGGTAAGAATATGAAAGAACTTAGACTGAGGAGAGATTATGGGGCAACCGTAACCAGAATTGAACGAGATGGAATCGAGCTAAATCAAAATCCAAATACTCCTTTACTTCGTGGAGACGTTTTAACGATGGTAAGTAGTGAAAATCGATTAGAAGAAATAGAAAAATTCTTTTCTCGTAAAAAACTATCTGTAACAAATATTCACATCCTATCCATCAGTGTCACGCTTTTAGTCGGTATTTTAGTTGGAATGCTTCCAATTCCTATACCAGGATTAGGAACGATGCAACTTGGGCTAGCAGGAGGCCCTTTAATTGTTGCTTTAATCATTGGGCACTTTGGAAAACTCGGTCCCATCCATGTACGATATTACGGTCCAGCTATTCACGTTATAAGCGAATTAGGTCTTGTCTTATTTTTGGCAGGCGCTGGAACAACAGCAGGCCAAGGTTTAATTGATGTGATCCAAAAGCAAGGTGTCGTATTAGTTGTTAGTGGAACTATTATAACGACTGTGTCCATCTTATGCGGATATTTTGCAGCAAGAAAACTGTTCAAGTTCGGCGTTGTCTACTCTCTAGGTACTTTATGTGGTGGTAGAACATGTACGCCTGGACTCGGTGCTTTAAATTTACAAATAGATTCTGAAGAACCAGCCATTGCTTATGCTGCGGCTTATCCTTTTTCACTTATTTTTGGTACGGTTGCCGCTCAATTTGTGTTAGTTTTCTTCTAA